Part of the Helicobacter bilis genome is shown below.
TGTCAAAGCAAAAGGACACGCACAAACAATCCTTACATACCTTACAAATTTAGATAAAAATAAATAGATTCTGTATTTGTTACCATTTTTCTATCTTTTATGTGTAATGAATTTAAATTGAAAGAGAATATAAAGACATAAGATTTTAATAGCACTGAAGAGATAATATTCAAAGCCCTTTAAGCTTTTAAGTATATAGCAATTAAGGGCTTTATGCGACAAATTAAGCTATATGCTATTTAAGGCGATATAAAGCTATCTTAGGTTTTGACAAAAATAACTTTATTTACTCTAGTGCTAATGTTTTTAATACACTAAGATTGCTGTTGTGCTTGTTGCTGACTTTGTTTTAGCATATTGAGTTCATTTATCACATTCATAATAGCAATGAGTGCTAAATGATAGCTTAGTGGTCCAAAGCCAGAGATAATGCCCACACTCACCGCACCAGTTACACTTACTCTGCGTTCAGGCTCTCTTGCATGGATATTGCTTAAATGTGCTTCAATCACAGGCACACCAGATGCTACGATTGCATCGGCTACGCAAATAGAAGTGTGCGTTAAACCACCCGGATTCATAATCACGCCATCATATTCACCACCAACGCATTC
Proteins encoded:
- the aroQ gene encoding type II 3-dehydroquinate dehydratase — translated: MKILVIQGPNLNMLGHRDPRLYGTMTLEQIHNNMSAFAATQKGANGESLELEFFQSNFEGEIIDKLQECVGGEYDGVIMNPGGLTHTSICVADAIVASGVPVIEAHLSNIHAREPERRVSVTGAVSVGIISGFGPLSYHLALIAIMNVINELNMLKQSQQQAQQQS